TGTGTCGTCTCATGCTATATTCAAATTTCTACGGATCTATGAATGTGTAAAATTGGAGATTTAcgcatttatactttatactttcctaatttaaaacttaaaaaatcaagaCTTTATAAGTTCAGGGGATCTGTGAAATTCTTTAAATGCCTGAAAATTATGCGTACATCTGAGACTCAACAAAGCTACGTGGTTTATAATCGTGGTTATAAATCTCAAGATTTATACGTCCAAGAATGAAACTGACTAGATCAAAAGCATAGAAGGATGAAACGAATTTACAATTGTAATTACTGTTCGACGCGTAGAACGCGCACAGAGAGAGTCTTGTGGAAAAGAGACTTTTGCAGACCTACGTTTGCAAATCTGCATTTCTTTACGGGGCATCCTATATTCAAACGCTAAGAGCTACTTAATAGTATTTTCGTCATTCGTTGTTAATACTTTGTACTCGCGGTAcaaaatcagaatttatttgaaactcactatgcaaaacattaatttttttcatatttataaaaaaaatatgaaaatgttcTCAGAATTTACAAAAGCGTTATggaatctttatttttacattgcttcctaatgtattataaatgtatagtaacattaaattgcaaaattatctattttgttatatttttattcgagtacaaaatattaaattattgcactatatatgatatatatatatatatatatatatatatatatatatatatacacacacatacatatataatcgGCAGTCCATAGCGGTAAACTGTCCGTAACGTTGacgaacaaaattataatacgttAAAAATACAGTCGATACAAGTTGTGTTCATGAACGACAGGATagtattttgcaaatatttcttCAGGTCTTGAGCTATGTAAATCCGAGACTTTTGAATTTTACAGATCGCACATTTGCATGTATAGAgatatgcataaaaaattcgaGAGGTTTGGAAGAGTtcctcaaaattatttaaattattttatattaaaattatttataatccaAAGGTTTGATTGCAAACTAGTAGCGCTCTGATatattcacaaaaaatttataaatgagatcCGAGAATCCTTGAATTCAATGATCGAAATATTCAAGTATCACAACAGCGTCGGTATCgcgataaaatttcaaaatccacgtggtataaaagaaaaaaaaagagggatcGAGCGATCTCCATGCAAAATCGGTAACGGATCCGCAGCAATTAAGTACAAATCACTAGtgacatttataaaacatacaaGCGGATCTTTCCTTCGTATCGACTGGCGATCCGCGGCACCCATTATCACACAATTCGCATTATCACTGTACAAAATGTCGATTTTACTTCTAGTTCTTGAGCAATTTTCGGCGAAAGAACGCAGGGGGACAAAATTGTTTCTCCGTTGTCTTCCGTTGCGAAATGGGCTGCTCTTGCTTGAGGAAGGAGGGCTTAAACGTTCAAGTCTTCCCAATCCTCGATCTGCCGAGGAGTAAGTTCAATTGTAATCCTAGTCAAAGTGCGCAGGAGGTCGTGCAATCTCGGTGGCAGCGGATTTCCCTGCAGGTCGATAAATTCGAGGGCAGGTGCAAGCCTGAGCCTGTCAACGTCGATCTCTACAAAATAAAACCAACGATGTGTATTTAACATCATTTCAAGAAACGTATTcatgcaaaattatttgaatagatgaaaattttgttctgTTTTTATTATGGAAATGGAAACAACTGGCGTGggatttttatcaatatgcaacatcagaaattaaattcaaaatcatatattattatattatattttaatctaaaatgaaatatctgatatagatatatttttcatttatcctaaaatatattttaataattgcatagtattttaaaataattttagggtactttcttaaaaaaataggaaaattatcctaataataaaatattttgagaatgaTACATTGCGTTAATTGTTGATCGTTTGAGTTGATGATATGCGGTGAAAATCTTACATAACGTTAAGTCGATAAACACTGaccaatgataaaattattgtttgcgAGGAGTCGTTTAAGCTGCGGTATCCGCCAGGCGACAGATGGTAGAGCGATGAAAGTGTTGTGCGAGATATCGAGTCTTTCCAGAGCTTGCAGCTCGGCCAGCTCCTCCGGCAGCTTGCTCATCTGATTGTGGCTTAAATTCAGTTCTGTAAATGATACACGTTTTGCTGAATAATGTAACGAGATTTTAAACGAGAATTTTATCTATTCTATTAAAGACAATTTTTAAGAAGatgaaaatgagaaaaaaaagtaatccaAAACTACTTTGTATTGCGGGTCACTTGCACACTCACCAGTGATTAATGAGAATTTCACGGCGAACTTTGCCGGGATTTTAGTGATCACATTGCCAGAAAGGTCGCATCTTTTCAGCTCCGTGTGCCGCATCAGGTGATAGACCGCGTCCGGGATTTGCATGAGCTGGCACTCCGACAAGTCTAAAAAGTAAAACGAAAGAACGTACAGTTtcctgaaaaaaagaaataacataaAACATCGTTACTTTGAATTACTGCTTTTCGGGGTCTCGTCAAGTTTCTGCCTTATATCGATATTAGAATAAACTTTCGAAATtcatttctgtaaaaaattctacaaacaatttctgtaataaattCTACGAAATGGATATCGTGTTTtaagaatgaaagaaaaattaatatctctgATTTCAGGAGGCCGATTGCGCATCCTTCATAAATAATGAAAGTGAAGGccattatttattgcaataaaagtCTTGTATCTTTCGACATATATCCTATTatgcattatataaatttttctcctctctccaaacacgtaataatattttttattgtaatattattatcaacatttaatagaaaaaaattagatgaaATAAAGTAActctttttacaaataatataaatttttagcctTCCTATACGTTTTATTTCGGCGCGTAAATAGAATTCCTCTTATGAAGTTAAACTGACAATAAAGATATAAGGCTTTCCCGCGATCAGATATCGACAGCGTATCGGCTAAACTGCATAATAATGACATTGTAAAAGTGTTCCGATACTCTGAAAAAAAATGGGAAAACGCCAGTGTAAGCGCATCATAACTACTGAAAGTGCACTTAACGTCGACGCACCATGTTTCACGCTTTCTCCGGCGCGGTTTCCAGCACGGAAGACCGTCTCTACGTTGAAGCTAACTTGAACGCGGGAGCCGAGAACGTGTGTTACGGAACAAATGTATTTCtcattatacatttatcaatcATCGCGATCATTATAACATCGGAGCACGCGGTTCCGGGAGAATAACGAACCGCAGAATTGTGTGATTTAGTAATCCAAACGTGAATTTTGTTAACAGTTCATGTGGTTGaacaatattgataaattcCCAGTGAAATTgtagtaatttagaaaaatagttttcttccTTCGTTTCCCATAACAAAGCTACAATGAAAagagttttaataataatcaaggctataaactataaattataattatcaaaagctttgataaaataattttaattaaatgtccgtttaatataatcaaatatttaataatatttagtaatcattttgttactttatatttggatattattaatataattaaaaattgttaaatatttgattacattaatcaaacattCATTGAGATCGGgggagaccgggagagacggggagagaccgggagagatcgagagagacaagaagagacggggagagaccgggagagacggggagagaccgggagagacggggagagaccgggagagacggggaaagaccgggagagatgaggagagacgggtagagacggggagagaccgggagagacggggagagaccgggagagacaaagaatgtttctattgtgtttaaattaaggtaataagaaaaataaagatggttgttattttattgaaaaaaacttatttaaaacagtcttttgaatggatttctaaatccatggcagcttttagaaaaaaaagttagaagtacgtgaatattagatttattaaagatagataaatacttattcaaaaataaaataaaaagagcaacagtaaagcaaggctcttgaaagttaaacaacaaaagcaaagaaaatttgaaaaaaaaaaaacgtagcataagaatagagagccacagcaacgcgtggcagggcatagctagttaataataattcttaaaatattttataatttttaccccaaaatattttataaatatttttgtcttaaattaaacagatcataaagatttatatatatacaatgtatatcataaaaatattcatataatatttataaaaaataaataacaataaagtatttataataagtattcatgatattaatgaatacttatcataattattgtaaGCATATTAATTGCatcataatcataaatattctgttgtttggaaatttttttcaatgtatcaTTACGGTTTGAGAGAGACAAAGTTGTCATTCTATAAATCTAGATATTCGTCAAGACGTTTTTTGGATActgtatttaataaacaattaaagtgtTTTCTCGTCGCGATTTTAGATATGTGTCTTGTTAAATATCGAAACCTCTgacgcgagaaaaaaaaatctatgcaatgaaattttttcgtaTGCCACTCCAGCTGCATTTTCGTAATTCCGCCACGTCCCGGTCGCGCACCAATGCGGAACGCGTTGAAAACGCGCGGGCGCCCGGTGGTAGAAGCCTCCTCACGACGGGTCCGTCGCGGATTAATGACCTTTCTTCCTagcgaattttattttgcgcGCGGGCAAAAGGAATCGCGAGCGATCGCTTTCACCGAATTCTGTATCTCCTTTACCGAGACTCTCGTTCTCCTGCGCCTCCTCGCAGCGAAGAATCACTCTCGTCACGGCGTGCGCCATTTTGGCCGTCGCCGCACTGACTAACCGGACGCGGCTTTGAGACACTTATTTCGGTACGTCCCACCACTTGAACGACCATGATACCTATCTCACGGCACATTCTCGGAAATCGCCGGTTTATCGAGGGGAAGTTTCCGCGAACGTTTCTCGACAGCTGAtcgagcgcgcgcgcaatAATTGTGTTAAGTGCATTTTGAATCGATAAACAAAATCGGAGGTATAGAGTAGTCACAAAAgcttaattaatgaaaattgtggAGATTCTCTCAACATAGTTTaggtaagaataaataaaaattcgtcAAATTGTTATCTATTCATGGGTCATTTCCCGGCAGTTGAAAAAGCTTAGTAAAAAATGGTAAATGAATCATCGTTGAATCGACGTcggaatttatttaaatattttaattttaatatcaataagaCATACATAGTAGAATGCATTTTATTGAGACtacgacatttttttttatctaaacctgatattttataattggaaACGTTTGATGGACTTAACTGTAAGAATTTGattagtatttataaaatttttaattatatttagcagatgtttttttcacatttatgCTAAtctaactaaataaatttaacgtcattttcaaaAGATTTTGGTACATTTAACAAGAAGGATTTAATCGTATTCTGATAATTTCTAACAAGAATGTTAATTTGTTCATTTTCTAATACATATACTAGTTGAATTTatctttcaattattatacaatagactttcaattattatacaatttgatttttttcattatatattattttatgaacattattttatatgtattttccgttcctttcaaataatttttatttggattCAAATTGAGCTTTCTTTTTAATCCAATTATTTGGATTATATCATGTTGCGGGACgtcttatataattaaaaaagataagcGCTCGAACGGGGAATTGTGCAATTACTATGAGAGTCATTGTGCAATTGGTACGAAAGTTACTTTTCGCTATTGCTGTTCCCGCGGGTAGTCAACGTGCGTGTTTTTCTTCGCCAAAAAGTGGTAAAAGAGACCCGATAGCAAGCTGCCATTTAAGGTCGCCGGGCCCTATACGGAAACCTCTCGCGTCGTAGACGAGTTTATATGTTTCACGTTGGAAAGTTCCTACGTTTCTGGATTCGCACGAGATTCTTTCCTCCGCGCAAAACGGAGCTTTTAGCTCCGATACCCGCTGAAGCGGAGCGGCGTTTATGTGCCTGCCGCGACcgtgacaaaaaaaaaaagaattttacgaaataaactcactttcttattttaccggatgcaatattgaaaatttaatttacaatctaATTGATCTAATTTACAagctaaattaatatttgctgCGCGCCAACTTGTACAATTGTAGTTGCAcgaaattaagaattaaatttgatgattCATAGGAAATCTATTATACCAGAGTTTTATCGCTGACGTTATTGCTACGCAGTTACTCTTTGTCATTTTATTAGATTGGAATAAAAGTAATGTCGCAATTTTTAgctcaaaatttatttatatttaaaaacaacttTACTCAGTAATGAATTTGTCTTTTGCTATTTTTCGGACAGTTGCAGTTACACGATTTTTCGTAGACACAGATCTAGAATATATCCGTTGAGAGAATGCGATATTATTTTCCCTCCAATCCTTCAATATTTGTACAGTACGCGCATCTCGCATTTGCATGTAAAGCTAAACAACAAGAAGGTGCATAAAGGAGGAATCAGCCTCCTATATAAGCGACATTCGGAGCGCGTAGATCAGCATTGCCAAGGCTCCGCTTTACTATTCCGAGATCGACCTTTCGTGCGCGTGTACATCGGGTGTCCCGAAGATACTCTCAGACGAAGATGTTCGTCCAGATTGAAAGAGGATCGCGGCTGTCCCGCGCGGTTCGTGcaagcgagagaaagagagaaagagacaaagGCCGGATACGCGCCGTTGTGTAACGTAATGTTTATCCAGTCAATTATCTATGCCGTAGTTGCAAGACGAGCAATTTCACTTTTATCCTCGAGTTTGATGCTCGAGAAACGCCACCCGTTTATTTAGCCATTCCCGCGTAACTTCTCCATCATCGCTGGGAGCTTCGTACGGTCTTTAACTTTATTAGTTATTGTAATAACAGTTAATGTCTACATAAACAATCTGCTGGATTAAAAAGTCAGCAGGATATCTAAATGTCTTGATGCcacaatacaaattttttttgcataacgtTTGCACTGAGGTTTATCGTTTCATCAGTGTGATCTGTTTCATAAGCGGTAGATccgagaaaaattaattgagaaaaaaaaagaaggaaagactTTCGGAGTTCTTTTGCCATTCGTAATTTTTCTTGCTCACTGCTCATTATGATCTAATTGTATCTCTTTatctttaatgaaataaatattgaaattgcaAAGTGGAACGGAAATGTTCCTCGCATACCATGTGATTGCTTCTACGCGATGAGTACGTCATTGGCATGGTCCGTACTTTCTACGGAACtatgttataaactttttttcaccGAGCTGCAACAGGAAATCGCCAATACGCTGCGTCCCGACGCTCGGTGATCGtagatcaatttttattagccCGTTTCCTcgcttcctctttctttttttttcaccccAATGCGTAATTGCAGCGTTATGCGCGCATGTAAGAAAAAGCGTATCACAAATCTTGAAGAAAGTAGGAGAGTTCGTTAGCCGTGTAAAACAAACTGAGTCACCGATAATGCATTAGATAAGATAGACAATATTAAACGCGCGACAATACGCAGAAACGAATGGCATTGTGCTCTACCACCTGCCACTCGTCATTTTTATCGCGATAATTGATTTACGCTGtgaatcttatatttatatcgtagAAACTGCGTTCTATGGATATCCAGTTTCTAGATTTGTTGAACTTTCTCTAATCATGATTTATagtcatatatttataacaaatcttcgctactataattattatattatcaatattaaacctttaatgataattaaaacataaaaacacATCGATAAAATAGACCATtgacattacattttttattatcattgacGCTGAATATGacatatgtattaaaatgttttaaaatgttacatatttggcattacaaattttgttttagatttttatcactgtaaatttttcattttacaaGTTCTGATTGCGTGTTATAGACTTTTGATTTCAAAGATAGAGATTTCGAAGATTGATTTCAATTCTAAACGTTTGAGACGTCGCGAATATTCACTCATCTCCGCAATTTTTCGTTCGCGTAAAAAAGTCACGATTTaaacttcatattttaaattttaaaagttcgtgaatttattttaatgttcctAAGTGCGCATTAAATTATCTCTCTGCGTTTGTGATTGTAGTCTGGGCAATTGTAATCTACGAAGTACGTTTTATGAAAGGTAATGAGTCACATGCACCGGCACATTAAAAACAGCAAAAGCGTTGATCAAGGTTACAGTATGCGCAGACAGCGTTACAGATAAGGCAAGGGTGCAAGTTATCTCGAATCAGGAAGTATTGTCGACATTGACATATGCATATATGGTGTTTATAACCTCGGCTTCctcgtaaaataattaaacctTTTATaggtgatttttataaaactcgACTCGATGCTCGACCGAAATTTGCAATGGCGGAAATCTGTCAAATCAAAAACTTCTTTGTCTATCGTATCGAATACTTGTATTTAACTTGTACAAGTCAAATGTAGACACCCGCTACATGTTAGGATTGAAACTCGTTAAAACTCGTAgttcgaaaaaaattgaaaatgccTTTTAAGATGCAAGTTATTTTTGAGCGGTCTAAGagaaatgttgcaaaaatttcagatattttttataaatattatagaaaaatctccttcaagattaaaaaatgttttctaaatGACTTTACACCAGGTGTTCCTCAGTCTTACCTAGGTTGCAATTATCCTGAGCTTCTTCACATCGGGAAATCACCCTGATGATCGCCCGACCTGCCAGTTGCACGCAGACCGCCATTGCGACATTTCTCTCGCCCTGCTCCTGCGAGAGCTGCTGCACATCTTCCTCGTTGTACGGTGGCCTCATGTTTCTTAACACTTCCTTTACGACAGATTACAAATTACAGCAATAAGCACGCGAACGTGAATTTCCCAAGTCTGTCGAAAATCAGCACTGATCTTCGCACATTCGCCGAGGGGTAATTACTCCACTCCGGCAGTAAGTCTTCTTAATAGATTCCTATTGCAATCGCTCTAAGAACATTCTACGAGTTTTAATCAAACGGCTATTATCCCTCTCATAAATTTCACATCCACTGATGGTTAATCGCTGCGAGTCACTGGTGAAGATTTCATCCGCGAAGATAAAAGAAGCTCAGCTGGATGAAGAGATTGGGAAAATCCACTATACTTAAACTCAGTTCAGATCAAGTTTTCTGCGTAGAAAATTTTGCCGAGATGGAAATCTATGCAGATTGGAGTCCAACGTCGTCAAaggatatttttctttacggAAACTTCTTTCAAATTCTATTTGAAGAACGTTTTTGACtcgaattaaagaaaaaaaatagatttcagGTTTCTTTGCTGGGACGAACAGGTTTTCCAGGATCTCACACGATTTCTGATTAAAGTTTAGGACAAAGTCCGCAGGATGAAGTCCTGGAGCGCGACTTTCGAGGAATCCTTGTTCTTGCGAGCGAACTTCAACAGGGCGTAATAGTAGGTCCGATTGACTTCTTGCGCGATTTGCAAGAGCTTTGCAGGTCCTCGGTTCTTTTCGTTATCTGAAGGCTACCACGACGACCGAGGTCCGGTTCAGGTAACTCCGTTCAACACTGCCTCCACGAGTGTTCACGGTGCTATTTAAGCCTTCGCCACTCTCCCCGCCATCGGAGAAGCGTCTCGAAAACAGCTGACTACttttgtgtgcgtgtgtattcactctccctctctttgTTTGAAAACAAACGCAGCCAGATGCACTCCGCGACATGCAAGCTGTCAAATTCGACGTCGGGATTTCCGCATTAGAATCACGTTTATTCAAGGTTTTACTGCTGTTTCACGACTTCTTCGGGATCTCTTTTGTGTTTCGATACTCGCtgaaaaaattgtcaattattaaattgtcatTTCAAGATAGtacttattaaattgaatGTTTTCCGagttaaaattgcattaagaTTACTAGTTTTCATTTCTCTTCTATTGTTTTAGGATTTTTTTGGAATCTTCTTGAGCTTTTGAGATTCcctaaaattatcattaagacttttgctttaaaattatgtcTGTTATAACTGTTCCGtgctttctttaaaaagaaaaagcaataaaattgtaaacagACTAACTGTTAAAagctaattttaataaaaacatatttaatatttctttagaatattttcttaaaagattctattaaataatcctttaattttaaaatcatacagaattcaacaataattaaattcaattgcaCTAATTGATAatactaagaaaattataatacaaaaagatttaagatctctataagaaaaaaaaatctgcgcattaaaaaattaagcgtAAGGGTTAAAGCTTAATAATTGAGATTCACAATTTTGCTTGCGAAACATAGGACATGATTCATTTCACTGCATCGCAATCACAAGCTAATGAAGTAtcgttaaaaaagaaatccagATTAcatatcgaaataaaaaagctTCGATGTCAGTGTTTGATACGTATCAAGCTTACTGCGTAACTTTTCaaacaaagaaaattctcACAAACAAGTTATGTCTTTTCTCCAaactactttattatttttattaaaactttcacTTTATGTTGTTAAAGAAATCTTAAAAAGTACTTCtttctactataaaaatatttttctcaattacaacttaaatatcttaaatataatttttcaacgtacaatgtatataattagaGAAAGACActaaataaatggaaaacgAGAGTAAAAGATCGTGAGTCAGAGTACTCgtaaaaataagaagataCATTTCTCACACGGAACAGCGCATCCTGTTTTTCCGAGTGTATGTGCAAAATTTGTTCACTCAAACCGACGTGCGTAATAAAGATCGATAATACTGTATAAACTGCGTTGCGGTGGGGCAAACTGCCCACTGCGTCAATCCGGATTTCCATTATCTTTGCTAAaacataatacattattttatttttacttaataaatttattctacaagacttaaaatttaaatattaattgatatgactcaagtatttttatcatatttctctaccaatgttattatttcagaaaaataaaagagaattcGTAGAATAATTCAAAGCgtgcaataaatatataccgtTTTTATCACGTGCTACACGCAAAAGAAATATCATTCTAGCGTTAAGAAAGACGATTACTCAGTTTTAGTTTTCTTCTTCTAAGTAAcagttatttttacaaagaataCTTTTTTGATAACAGTCTTAAAATACATTCATTGTTTATGAAACAaatgaaattgatttaaattaaacttctgtgcatatacagaaaaatacaCATTGTAGATTACttgaattaagtaaatatgatttatttcaaatatttcataaattcatatatcTGTATAATAGTTAATATACCTGCAAATCTATCATGAGTTCATCATAAGTGTCAATTTATTCCAAATTGCATCctaataattcaatattttatttaagagtaaattaaaacaaaaattcaatttatctattattctggctttttttgataaaatatatttttcttgagatagcataaattttcttcttaagTACATataggtaattttttttaaatttgcaagtatttgaatatattttaagacaattatataaaaaaattgtttattaaaattactgctaaaaaatagaattgaaCGTAAATTAAGTCACTTTTCTTAGcagtagaattaaaatttttcaatgttcAGTTTATTATGCGCAATTTAGTGTAATATTTGAGAAGTCGTAGTAAAGACGTGCGTCACTATTTTCGTTGTAATGGTGAATTATCAAGCAAGTGTCCAGAGGAATTTGCCAAATTGCCAAAAGTTTGACCGCGTCTCGCGACACAAAGCAACGCGAATACGCAGTCATGTTTAATTTTGGCCGAGATCtcgaagaagagagaaatcGACTGCCTTTCTTTCGCGAATCTGTTGAtaagttatttctttttatttttgaaagataAATTACATTCACAAAAGCTCTGCTTTTTCATTAATTGAAAACATCAGCAATGTATTCAGTctgttgtaaaataaaatacttcgtTTCAGATTGTCTTCGCATCTCgctaatctttatttaaaaatgttttatttgtaactGAAATCTCGCATATTTTTCGTAGGAGACGAAAAACAAAAGCGAGCTGTTAAAACAAATTTCGCCGCTGTCTGCAACTCCACTCGAGCGCTTCGTTAGAGGACTTTGCTCTCCATTCATTGTGAAGCTCAGTGCTCAACAGggacaaaatgtttatacggTTCCACGGTGTGCTTGGCTCGCGTCCAGAGGATACTGCGCGTACATCTTGCTGACGAAAATAGACAGCCGCGGACTAAAATCCCCCATGACTTCTCTTTCGTCGTTTTCGCCACTCTGTGCGATGTAGGACATAAAATGACGAAGAACAGAGCGGGAGAAAGAGCCGAGACTGCGCGGTATCCAATAGCTGTGGTACTGATACaatattcttgaatttttttaaatataattttgcattttctatATTCTTAAATCTCTGGATTTTtagattcttaaatatttggaTCCTTCATTATCTGGTAGGGATTAGACATCAATTTCGATAGATCTCAAAGCTCTCAGATTTCCGcgcttttaattttctaatccTTGAGGATTTTGAACTTTTACATCTTTAGATCTCatgtatttttcaattacttacaaggaaacctcgcgaactcaaaaattcagattttaatgaaacttggcataaatgtaaagggggtaaatacatgaatttagaaatttttagttggtgcccaaaaatggaagtatttatgctgtaaaacttttgtatgacacattttttaatattttatttagtttacgagatatatcaaaaaaccgcaagaatgtctcaactttgaaagATGATTTTACctcttcaaaccgtttttgggcatcaactaaaaatttttaaattaacgtaTTCACCCCCCtgtacatttatgccaagtttcattaaaattagaatttacgGATtctcgcgaggttcccttgttaaagtattgtaaaaattcataattttccGCAATGGTCAGCCTatcgcaaaaattattttttaccacactctgtgtattgtaaaaattcatcatTTTCCGCAATCgtgatgaatttttacaatacacagagcattgtaaaaattattttctgcaataggccgacaattgcagaaaatatcgaatttttacaatacacagagcattgtaaaaattattttctgcaataggccgacaattgcagaaaatatcgaatttttacaatacacagagcattgtaa
This sequence is a window from Monomorium pharaonis isolate MP-MQ-018 chromosome 3, ASM1337386v2, whole genome shotgun sequence. Protein-coding genes within it:
- the LOC105831958 gene encoding leucine-rich repeat-containing protein 40 isoform X1, whose product is MCREIGIMVVQVVGRTEISVSKPRPVSQCGDGQNGARRDESDSSLRGGAGERESRKLYVLSFYFLDLSECQLMQIPDAVYHLMRHTELKRCDLSGNVITKIPAKFAVKFSLITELNLSHNQMSKLPEELAELQALERLDISHNTFIALPSVAWRIPQLKRLLANNNFIIEIDVDRLRLAPALEFIDLQGNPLPPRLHDLLRTLTRITIELTPRQIEDWEDLNV
- the LOC105831958 gene encoding leucine-rich repeat protein soc-2 isoform X3, translating into MAHAVTRVILRCEEAQENESLDLSECQLMQIPDAVYHLMRHTELKRCDLSGNVITKIPAKFAVKFSLITELNLSHNQMSKLPEELAELQALERLDISHNTFIALPSVAWRIPQLKRLLANNNFIIEIDVDRLRLAPALEFIDLQGNPLPPRLHDLLRTLTRITIELTPRQIEDWEDLNV
- the LOC105831958 gene encoding leucine-rich repeat protein soc-2 isoform X2 — translated: MRPPYNEEDVQQLSQEQGERNVAMAVCVQLAGRAIIRVISRCEEAQDNCNLDLSECQLMQIPDAVYHLMRHTELKRCDLSGNVITKIPAKFAVKFSLITELNLSHNQMSKLPEELAELQALERLDISHNTFIALPSVAWRIPQLKRLLANNNFIIEIDVDRLRLAPALEFIDLQGNPLPPRLHDLLRTLTRITIELTPRQIEDWEDLNV